The Seleniivibrio woodruffii genome window below encodes:
- the rbsK gene encoding ribokinase: MSRFCVAGSINIDLVTKTSRFPKPGETMYGESFHTFTGGKGANQAVALAKLGADTAMIGLVGNDIYADDYMAYFKKLGVNTNSVKGVETSTGIAVIIVDGDGENNIIIVSGANAKVDADYILSNSDIINDSKYLLLQLEVPMDAVVQAAKCAAESGTRVILDPAPAVPLADELLKYVDIITPNETEAEILTGIRPADEAGFASAGRILIDRGVKTAVMKAGSRGAYVFSDNMLTHVEGFRVTAVDTTAAGDTFNAGLAYGLGAGMPLMKAVRFANAAAAISTTKAGAQGGMPTLAEAQSLLDTLN, from the coding sequence ATGAGCAGATTTTGCGTTGCGGGAAGCATAAACATCGACCTTGTGACAAAAACATCCAGATTCCCCAAACCCGGCGAAACCATGTACGGCGAATCCTTCCACACCTTCACAGGGGGTAAGGGAGCGAATCAGGCCGTGGCTCTGGCAAAGCTGGGAGCCGACACAGCAATGATCGGTCTTGTAGGGAACGACATCTATGCCGACGACTACATGGCATATTTCAAAAAGCTCGGCGTAAACACAAATAGCGTTAAAGGCGTTGAAACCTCCACAGGAATAGCGGTTATAATCGTCGACGGCGACGGCGAAAACAATATCATCATTGTTTCCGGCGCAAACGCAAAGGTCGATGCTGACTATATACTCAGCAACTCGGATATAATAAACGACTCAAAATATCTCCTGCTTCAGCTCGAAGTACCCATGGATGCTGTGGTTCAGGCGGCGAAATGTGCGGCGGAAAGCGGAACCAGGGTCATTCTTGACCCTGCCCCCGCTGTGCCCCTTGCCGACGAACTGCTTAAATATGTGGACATCATAACTCCCAACGAGACGGAAGCGGAGATTCTGACGGGTATCAGACCTGCGGACGAGGCGGGTTTTGCCTCCGCAGGTAGAATTCTGATAGACAGGGGTGTTAAGACTGCGGTGATGAAAGCGGGAAGCAGGGGTGCGTATGTATTTTCTGACAATATGCTCACCCATGTTGAGGGATTCAGGGTCACCGCAGTGGACACCACCGCCGCCGGCGATACTTTCAACGCCGGACTGGCATACGGACTCGGGGCGGGAATGCCCCTTATGAAGGCTGTGCGGTTTGCAAACGCCGCCGCCGCAATATCCACCACCAAGGCGGGCGCACAGGGCGGCATGCCCACACTTGCGGAGGCGCAGTCACTCCTTGACACACTCAATTAG
- a CDS encoding LacI family DNA-binding transcriptional regulator: MKKTITITEIAKLADVSVSTVSLVLNGKTGVGPAVRERVQRIAREHNYKGTTFGGMNKKHKTILFVNIVKHGHILNINHQSFVADYINAAQMEAAKKSYSLEVAVFNSFNPEEITEYVNNSFASGAVILGTELDEPDVEHFLKIHIPLVFIDILCPFMPYDFVDMNNASSVFNMMSYLTRMGHSSIGIVTGSIESINFRQRMDSFEGAMKHFGHKFRKDFVFRVDSTYEKAYEDMLEILKKQKELPTALFCANDIIALGCMRALRESGYSIPEDISVAGYDNLPMSAMTEPALTTVDVSKKSISTKAVRLLVQRIKEGSGMPYEKTVIGGEVVERRSVKNLSGEEE, translated from the coding sequence ATGAAAAAGACCATAACAATAACTGAAATAGCTAAACTGGCGGACGTGTCCGTCAGCACCGTTTCTCTGGTGCTGAACGGAAAGACAGGGGTTGGCCCTGCCGTTCGTGAACGTGTACAGCGAATCGCCAGAGAACATAACTATAAAGGCACAACATTCGGCGGGATGAACAAGAAACACAAGACTATCCTGTTCGTCAATATTGTCAAACACGGACACATACTCAACATAAACCACCAGTCATTCGTAGCCGACTACATAAACGCTGCGCAGATGGAGGCCGCAAAGAAGAGCTATTCGCTGGAGGTTGCTGTTTTCAACAGTTTCAACCCTGAGGAGATCACGGAATATGTGAACAACTCCTTCGCAAGCGGAGCTGTCATTCTGGGAACGGAACTGGACGAACCGGACGTTGAGCACTTTCTCAAAATCCATATTCCGCTGGTTTTCATAGACATACTCTGTCCGTTCATGCCCTATGACTTTGTGGATATGAACAACGCATCATCCGTTTTCAACATGATGTCATACCTGACCCGCATGGGTCATTCATCAATAGGAATTGTCACCGGAAGTATCGAATCCATCAACTTCCGTCAGCGCATGGACAGTTTCGAAGGTGCAATGAAGCACTTCGGACATAAATTCCGCAAGGATTTTGTGTTCAGAGTGGACTCCACCTATGAAAAGGCATATGAAGACATGCTTGAAATACTGAAAAAACAGAAGGAACTGCCCACAGCCCTATTCTGCGCAAACGACATCATAGCACTGGGCTGCATGCGTGCGCTGAGAGAGTCAGGCTACTCCATTCCGGAGGACATATCCGTGGCGGGCTATGACAACCTGCCCATGAGCGCAATGACAGAACCTGCACTGACCACTGTTGATGTTTCCAAAAAAAGCATCAGCACCAAGGCCGTGCGGCTTCTGGTGCAGAGGATAAAAGAGGGCAGCGGAATGCCCTATGAAAAAACGGTTATCGGCGGAGAGGTTGTTGAGCGCAGAAGCGTAAAAAACCTCAGCGGGGAGGAAGAATGA
- a CDS encoding YeeE/YedE thiosulfate transporter family protein — protein sequence MSFIIGFFFGFLLQRSGFGHSRKIRAQFAFSDNSMLKFMLSALVSGLIAVSAFKSAGMLSPSSMPDTYPAGNLLGGSLLGIGMAIAGVCPGTLITGTGQGNIDYLIPGWLGFISGGILFGYFFNPYFLQLSAMGFSKGLTLTDITGINHWVFTLTITAGVSYTFIFMRRRKL from the coding sequence ATGTCATTTATAATCGGTTTCTTTTTCGGGTTTCTCCTGCAAAGGTCAGGATTCGGACACAGCAGAAAGATAAGGGCGCAATTCGCCTTCAGCGACAACAGCATGCTGAAATTCATGCTGTCTGCACTCGTATCCGGTCTGATAGCCGTATCTGCGTTTAAAAGTGCAGGGATGCTGAGTCCCTCATCAATGCCAGACACCTACCCTGCCGGAAACCTTTTGGGCGGGTCACTCCTCGGCATCGGGATGGCCATTGCGGGAGTCTGCCCCGGAACGCTCATAACGGGAACAGGACAGGGCAACATAGATTATCTTATCCCCGGATGGCTCGGATTTATTTCAGGCGGAATCCTTTTCGGCTATTTTTTTAACCCGTATTTCCTTCAGCTCAGCGCAATGGGATTCAGCAAGGGGCTGACACTGACGGACATCACCGGAATAAACCACTGGGTGTTCACACTGACCATCACCGCCGGAGTTTCATATACATTCATTTTCATGCGGAGAAGAAAGTTATGA
- a CDS encoding OprD family outer membrane porin — translation MRNIFIAFIAAVFLTGTASAADNVKEMFSQGTVKGEIRLLDFTRDFEKTTNTRSDTAIGGLFYYKTAPLKGISFGAAFGTVNDINSDDDDTVYGILQKDTDGTHTSFSRMQEYYVQGEWFKTVIKYGAQEIRTPFMEVHDLRMLPRTYKGLSVVNNSVDRLTLSAYYITDSMGWSDEEFISLSDAVAAEPGGASAIDDDKAMAIFGASYDVPVDFVKTNVQGWYYNMADVYSQTFLKAAFSKDFDGFSLYAKPSVLWQKSVGDELNGDLDTHQYGISGGVKTFGFDLTAFYAKTGDDGIVAPWGDEKAIIQQVLAAGRAEETATAVRLAYDFGKLGVKGLSAYVFYSDYDVPASTGKDMTETDYSVQYAFSGSLDGLGLRARYADISIDGGEGYKDIRYYVTYKFAFGGKK, via the coding sequence AAAGAGATGTTTTCGCAGGGAACTGTGAAGGGCGAGATAAGGCTTCTCGACTTCACCAGAGATTTTGAAAAAACAACAAACACCAGAAGCGACACTGCCATAGGCGGCCTTTTCTATTATAAGACAGCGCCTCTGAAAGGTATTTCCTTCGGTGCGGCATTCGGCACCGTTAACGACATCAACAGCGATGATGACGACACGGTTTACGGCATCCTTCAGAAAGATACTGACGGTACTCACACCAGCTTCTCACGCATGCAGGAATACTACGTTCAGGGAGAATGGTTCAAAACCGTTATTAAATACGGAGCGCAGGAGATCCGCACGCCTTTTATGGAGGTGCACGACCTGCGTATGCTCCCCAGAACTTATAAAGGATTATCTGTTGTGAACAACAGTGTGGACAGGCTGACCCTTTCCGCTTACTACATAACCGACTCAATGGGCTGGAGCGATGAGGAGTTCATCTCCCTGTCGGATGCAGTGGCCGCCGAGCCGGGCGGAGCTTCAGCAATTGACGATGACAAAGCGATGGCAATCTTCGGTGCATCATACGATGTTCCCGTGGATTTCGTTAAAACAAACGTTCAGGGCTGGTATTACAACATGGCCGACGTTTACAGTCAGACGTTCCTGAAAGCCGCCTTCTCGAAAGATTTTGACGGTTTCAGCCTTTATGCAAAACCTTCGGTCCTCTGGCAGAAGTCTGTCGGCGACGAGCTTAACGGCGATCTGGATACACATCAGTACGGCATCAGCGGCGGTGTTAAAACTTTCGGATTCGACCTGACAGCCTTCTACGCAAAAACAGGCGACGACGGAATAGTTGCTCCCTGGGGTGACGAAAAGGCTATCATTCAGCAGGTGCTTGCCGCCGGCAGAGCCGAGGAGACGGCAACGGCAGTCAGACTGGCATATGATTTCGGAAAGCTCGGAGTGAAAGGCCTCAGCGCATATGTGTTCTACTCTGACTACGATGTTCCCGCTTCCACCGGCAAAGATATGACAGAGACCGACTACAGTGTTCAGTATGCTTTCTCAGGCTCGCTTGACGGTCTGGGTCTGCGTGCCAGATATGCCGACATCAGCATAGACGGCGGCGAAGGCTATAAAGATATAAGATATTACGTAACATATAAATTTGCCTTTGGCGGCAAAAAATAG
- a CDS encoding methionine ABC transporter ATP-binding protein gives MIRINNLSKVYPARSGNVQALSGISLNIPQGSVYGIMGVSGAGKSTLVRCLNLLERPTEGEVIVNGQDLTKLTDKELRTARQKIGMIFQHFNLLQSRTVEGNIAFPLEIAGWTAADIKARVAELLPLVGLADKADAYPSELSGGQKQRVGIARALALKPDVLLCDEATSALDPKTTESILALLRDINRQLGLTIVIITHEMNVIKDICTHVAVLSESRCVENAAVEEVFLSPKSQVAKDFVAGIFKAEIPEELLKELNKHTDSELVRVSFLGNSASEPMINGLIRSSDVQVNILYGSVDHLRGTLFGNLLLELRGTLEQRERAHEYLTGLNLTVERVSYE, from the coding sequence ATGATTCGGATAAACAACCTCTCAAAGGTTTATCCCGCCCGAAGCGGCAATGTTCAGGCACTGAGCGGAATATCGCTGAACATACCTCAGGGCTCCGTATACGGGATTATGGGAGTAAGCGGCGCAGGAAAGAGCACCCTGGTGCGCTGTCTCAACCTTCTTGAAAGACCCACCGAAGGCGAGGTGATCGTCAACGGGCAGGATCTGACAAAACTCACCGACAAAGAACTCAGAACCGCCAGACAAAAAATAGGCATGATCTTTCAGCACTTTAACCTGCTCCAGTCCAGAACCGTTGAGGGCAACATCGCTTTCCCCCTTGAGATAGCAGGATGGACTGCGGCGGATATTAAAGCCCGTGTGGCGGAACTTCTCCCCCTTGTGGGACTGGCCGACAAGGCGGACGCATATCCTTCGGAACTTTCCGGCGGGCAGAAACAGCGGGTGGGTATAGCCAGAGCTCTGGCTCTTAAGCCGGACGTACTCCTTTGCGACGAGGCGACATCAGCCCTCGACCCTAAAACCACCGAGTCCATACTCGCCCTTCTGCGTGACATTAACCGTCAGTTGGGGCTCACCATAGTGATAATCACACACGAGATGAACGTTATCAAAGATATATGTACCCACGTTGCGGTGCTATCCGAATCCAGATGCGTTGAAAACGCCGCTGTGGAAGAGGTTTTTCTTTCGCCGAAATCGCAGGTGGCAAAGGATTTCGTTGCGGGCATTTTCAAGGCCGAGATTCCCGAAGAACTCCTGAAAGAGCTTAACAAACATACGGATTCGGAGCTCGTGCGGGTGTCGTTCCTCGGCAATTCCGCATCGGAGCCTATGATAAACGGACTGATACGCAGCAGCGACGTTCAGGTGAACATTCTGTACGGAAGCGTCGACCACCTGAGGGGGACCCTTTTCGGCAACCTGCTTCTGGAACTGCGGGGAACGCTCGAACAGCGTGAGCGTGCACACGAATATCTTACGGGATTAAATCTTACCGTTGAGAGGGTCAGCTATGAGTGA
- the rbsD gene encoding D-ribose pyranase, with the protein MKKGTLLNSRISAVISEMGHTDTIVIADAGLPIPAGVERIDLAVHAGLPDFVSVLKTVLSELKVEEATIAFEIAEKNPSVYQAIQELTKDVKINIVCHEEFKSITKRAKAVVRTGECTPYANIILHSGVVF; encoded by the coding sequence ATGAAAAAAGGTACACTGCTCAACAGCCGTATCTCGGCGGTCATTTCCGAGATGGGACACACCGACACAATAGTGATAGCGGACGCAGGTCTGCCCATTCCCGCCGGAGTGGAGCGCATAGACCTTGCTGTGCATGCGGGTCTGCCGGATTTCGTTTCGGTTCTCAAAACAGTTCTTTCGGAACTTAAGGTCGAAGAGGCTACCATCGCCTTTGAGATAGCCGAAAAGAATCCGTCAGTTTATCAGGCGATTCAGGAACTTACTAAGGACGTTAAGATCAATATCGTCTGCCATGAAGAGTTCAAGTCCATCACAAAAAGGGCGAAGGCGGTTGTGCGCACAGGGGAATGCACCCCTTATGCAAACATAATTCTTCACTCAGGGGTGGTGTTCTGA
- a CDS encoding rhodanese-like domain-containing protein, producing the protein MKKPLILILILLLAYSQSTFSSAPAKTSKVQNVMIAPAELAKMMESAKETVYYDIRPYIEYSIFHAPKSINMPMRYLNNRIDEVKKYNQIVIIANDEKEAALAAQMIRAKYPDKRVRILSGGVDSWVKSGLPIQNELPHGC; encoded by the coding sequence ATGAAAAAACCGCTTATCCTTATTCTGATCTTATTGCTGGCGTACTCGCAAAGCACCTTTTCATCGGCTCCGGCAAAAACATCTAAGGTTCAGAACGTTATGATAGCCCCTGCGGAGCTGGCAAAAATGATGGAATCCGCAAAGGAAACGGTCTATTACGACATAAGACCCTACATAGAATACTCAATATTTCACGCCCCAAAAAGCATCAACATGCCCATGAGATATCTGAACAACAGGATCGACGAGGTTAAAAAGTATAATCAGATTGTAATTATAGCTAACGACGAAAAAGAAGCTGCACTTGCGGCACAGATGATCAGGGCGAAATATCCGGACAAAAGGGTAAGAATACTTTCAGGCGGAGTGGATTCATGGGTTAAATCCGGACTTCCTATCCAGAATGAACTTCCCCACGGATGCTGA
- a CDS encoding methionine ABC transporter permease yields MSDGYFVSILGLLTPAVIETIYMVVVAAVMAYVIGLPLGILLVVSSGGNILPNPWIERVLGTIINILRSAPFIVLMVALIPFTRLVVGTSIGTSAAIVPLVIAAAPFVARIVESSLKEVPHGVIEAAQSMGASPFQIIRKVLLPEAKSSLVLGAAITVINVIGYTAMAGAVGGGGLGDLAIQYGYNRFRTDIMIITVAVLVIFVQAVQTFGTKLAVKAMHSKR; encoded by the coding sequence ATGAGTGACGGATATTTTGTTTCCATTCTTGGACTTCTGACCCCTGCGGTTATAGAGACCATATATATGGTGGTGGTTGCCGCCGTTATGGCATATGTGATAGGCCTGCCGCTGGGCATCCTTCTTGTAGTGTCCTCCGGCGGTAATATTCTGCCGAACCCGTGGATTGAAAGGGTTCTGGGTACAATCATAAACATTCTGCGCTCCGCACCCTTCATAGTGCTCATGGTTGCGCTCATCCCCTTCACCCGTCTGGTGGTGGGAACGTCCATCGGTACGTCGGCGGCAATAGTTCCGCTGGTGATAGCCGCCGCTCCCTTTGTTGCCCGAATAGTGGAATCATCTCTGAAAGAGGTTCCCCACGGGGTCATTGAGGCGGCTCAGTCCATGGGCGCATCGCCCTTTCAGATAATCCGCAAGGTGCTTCTGCCCGAGGCGAAATCGTCCCTTGTTCTGGGTGCGGCCATAACCGTTATAAACGTCATCGGCTACACAGCCATGGCGGGCGCAGTTGGCGGCGGAGGTCTGGGTGACCTTGCCATCCAGTACGGATATAACCGCTTCCGCACCGACATAATGATAATAACCGTCGCCGTTCTGGTAATTTTCGTTCAGGCGGTTCAGACTTTCGGAACAAAACTGGCCGTAAAAGCCATGCACAGCAAAAGGTAA
- a CDS encoding sugar ABC transporter ATP-binding protein, with protein sequence MSVPVLEMKNISKSFPGVKALNDVSLRIFSGEVMALLGENGAGKSTLMKILSGVYTKDAGEIVYKGKPLSPKDPKDAMDKGIAIIHQELNLIPELTVAENIFIGREPVNLFRKVKYSEMNAAAKGYLERLGEKTSPTAKVSSLSVGQAQMVEIAKALSMNAEIIIMDEPTDALTDVETENLYKVINDLKKEGKALIYISHKLSEIFDVCDRATILRDGTFVDEQPVSALTEEKIIQLMVGRPLSDRYPRCDCKAGEVVFQAEGLTNHRITDVSFSVRSGEIVGIAGLMGSGRSEVAKSIFGEMPISKGSVTLAGKKLKINHPSEAIRNGISYVSEDRKQLGLIIGMTIKENITLPALKKFQTFLSKVSFSKEDEVSAEYIEKMSIKTTGPSQRVVDLSGGNQQKVAIAKGLVTAPKVLILDEPTRGVDVGAKKEIYDQINILKSNGMSIILISSEMPEVIGMSDRILVMSNGRIAGEVSGEEATQENIMRLAMSYIKNAI encoded by the coding sequence ATGTCTGTGCCTGTTCTGGAGATGAAAAACATTTCAAAATCATTTCCCGGTGTAAAGGCTTTGAACGATGTCTCTCTGCGCATATTTTCCGGTGAGGTCATGGCACTGCTGGGAGAGAACGGAGCGGGCAAATCCACACTTATGAAGATACTCAGCGGCGTCTACACCAAAGACGCAGGTGAAATAGTATACAAGGGCAAACCTCTAAGCCCGAAAGACCCCAAGGACGCAATGGATAAGGGTATTGCCATTATCCATCAGGAGCTGAACCTTATTCCGGAGCTGACGGTTGCGGAGAACATTTTCATAGGCCGTGAGCCTGTAAACCTGTTCCGCAAGGTGAAATATTCGGAGATGAACGCCGCCGCAAAAGGCTATCTTGAGCGGCTCGGCGAAAAGACGTCGCCCACGGCGAAGGTATCGAGCCTCAGTGTCGGTCAGGCGCAGATGGTGGAGATTGCCAAGGCTCTCTCCATGAACGCCGAAATAATCATCATGGATGAACCCACGGACGCACTTACGGACGTTGAGACCGAAAATCTTTACAAGGTCATAAACGACCTGAAGAAAGAGGGCAAAGCTCTCATCTATATATCCCACAAACTTTCCGAGATCTTTGACGTGTGCGACAGGGCGACAATCCTGAGAGACGGCACCTTCGTTGACGAACAGCCGGTTTCGGCACTCACCGAAGAGAAGATAATTCAGCTGATGGTGGGCAGACCCTTAAGCGACAGATACCCCAGATGCGACTGCAAAGCGGGCGAAGTGGTCTTTCAGGCGGAAGGACTCACAAATCACCGCATAACGGACGTGTCTTTCAGCGTGCGAAGCGGCGAGATAGTAGGCATTGCAGGTCTCATGGGCTCGGGACGAAGCGAGGTTGCGAAATCCATCTTCGGCGAAATGCCCATTTCAAAAGGCTCAGTGACGCTGGCGGGTAAAAAATTAAAGATAAATCATCCTTCCGAAGCGATACGCAACGGAATTTCATACGTTTCAGAAGACAGAAAACAGCTCGGTCTCATAATAGGCATGACAATAAAAGAGAACATCACCCTCCCTGCGCTGAAAAAGTTTCAGACCTTTCTTTCAAAGGTCTCTTTCAGCAAAGAGGACGAGGTTTCCGCAGAATACATTGAAAAAATGTCCATCAAGACTACAGGCCCCTCCCAGAGAGTTGTAGACCTGAGCGGCGGAAATCAGCAGAAGGTGGCCATCGCAAAGGGGCTGGTGACGGCTCCGAAGGTTCTCATCCTCGACGAACCCACCAGAGGTGTTGATGTCGGTGCAAAAAAAGAGATTTACGACCAGATAAACATACTGAAATCCAACGGAATGTCCATCATCCTCATCTCCTCGGAGATGCCGGAGGTGATAGGCATGAGCGACAGAATACTCGTTATGAGCAACGGCAGGATAGCGGGCGAGGTTTCGGGGGAAGAGGCAACGCAGGAGAACATCATGCGGCTTGCCATGAGCTACATTAAGAACGCCATATAA
- a CDS encoding aminotransferase class V-fold PLP-dependent enzyme has translation MSINRRESPFRHLIKAHGGFINFDNAATTPPFIAVMKAIDDFSDCYPSVHRGSGRRADHCSGLYEKTRADILDFFGTDSSTHTAIYTRNTTESINRLAELAPRKDKTVIVTEMEHHSNDLPWRQRFAETLHVLTDASGRLDLNHLEALLKNRAGRVAIVSVSGASNVTGFINPIRETAALAHRYGAMICVDAAQLAPHRRIDMKADGIDFLAFSGHKMYAPFGIGGLIGRKDFFSSAEPCMCGGGTVNLVTKDLVTWADPPARFEAGTPNLMGAVALGAALRVLKESGMDRIEAWESALANHIIDRLSQIEGLKLFSRKDGTGVISFNMEGIFHKTLADRLSYEAGIEVRSGCFCAQPYVQKLLGIDPAAISGFSAEEGRPGMVRISPGLYNTYDEADRLCEFLISIRGEVHSG, from the coding sequence ATGAGTATAAACAGACGGGAATCACCTTTCAGACATCTTATCAAGGCTCATGGCGGGTTCATTAACTTTGACAATGCCGCCACTACACCCCCTTTTATCGCTGTGATGAAAGCGATAGATGATTTTTCGGATTGCTATCCCTCCGTACACAGAGGCTCCGGAAGAAGAGCGGATCATTGTTCCGGTCTGTATGAGAAGACCAGAGCGGATATACTCGATTTTTTCGGGACGGACAGCAGTACCCATACCGCCATATACACCCGAAACACCACCGAAAGTATAAACAGGCTGGCTGAACTTGCACCCCGCAAAGACAAAACAGTTATTGTTACCGAGATGGAGCACCATTCAAACGATCTGCCGTGGAGGCAGAGGTTTGCGGAAACACTGCATGTTCTGACGGATGCCTCTGGCAGACTGGATCTGAATCATCTGGAAGCACTCCTGAAGAACCGTGCGGGCAGGGTTGCCATTGTCTCTGTCAGCGGTGCGTCAAATGTCACAGGGTTCATCAACCCGATTCGTGAGACGGCGGCTCTCGCACACCGGTATGGTGCGATGATATGTGTGGATGCGGCACAGCTTGCTCCCCACAGGCGGATAGATATGAAGGCGGACGGCATAGATTTTCTGGCCTTTTCGGGGCATAAGATGTATGCGCCGTTCGGTATAGGCGGCCTGATAGGCAGAAAGGATTTTTTCAGCAGTGCGGAACCCTGTATGTGCGGAGGCGGTACTGTGAATCTTGTCACAAAGGATCTGGTCACATGGGCGGATCCTCCGGCCAGATTTGAAGCGGGTACACCTAACCTGATGGGAGCGGTTGCTCTGGGGGCGGCACTGAGGGTTCTTAAAGAATCCGGAATGGATCGCATTGAAGCATGGGAATCGGCTCTGGCAAACCATATCATAGACAGGCTCTCTCAGATTGAAGGCTTAAAACTCTTCTCCCGCAAGGACGGCACAGGTGTCATAAGTTTCAATATGGAAGGTATATTTCATAAGACGCTTGCGGACAGGCTGAGCTATGAGGCGGGAATAGAGGTGCGCAGCGGCTGTTTCTGTGCACAGCCCTATGTGCAGAAACTTTTGGGTATCGACCCTGCGGCTATATCCGGATTTTCAGCGGAAGAAGGGCGTCCGGGAATGGTCAGGATCAGTCCCGGACTTTATAACACATATGATGAAGCCGACAGGCTCTGCGAGTTTCTTATCAGCATCCGTGGGGAAGTTCATTCTGGATAG
- a CDS encoding YeeE/YedE thiosulfate transporter family protein has protein sequence MNQKIWSPWFTGALTGLLAAVCCVYGGTVLGASGGFLTIGSWAGRYLNAPWNELLFFKFVRPPEVTFQLMQFGGMLLGAFTAARLSNDFRLRLTPDGTANITKKQTAGWWLALFLSGALIEFGACIAGGCTSGLGISGIIQQSPAGFLFFASAFASAIITSFTLRRLKCHL, from the coding sequence ATGAATCAAAAAATATGGTCACCATGGTTCACAGGGGCACTGACAGGCCTTCTGGCGGCGGTCTGCTGTGTATACGGAGGAACTGTTCTCGGAGCATCCGGAGGGTTTCTCACCATCGGCAGCTGGGCAGGTCGCTACCTGAATGCACCCTGGAACGAACTGCTTTTTTTCAAGTTTGTGAGGCCGCCGGAGGTCACATTTCAGCTGATGCAGTTCGGAGGCATGCTTCTTGGTGCATTTACAGCGGCACGACTATCAAACGATTTCAGACTAAGGCTGACTCCTGACGGAACAGCAAACATCACGAAAAAGCAGACAGCAGGCTGGTGGCTGGCACTTTTTCTGAGCGGGGCACTTATTGAGTTCGGCGCATGTATAGCCGGAGGCTGCACCAGCGGGCTTGGAATATCCGGAATAATTCAGCAGTCGCCCGCAGGGTTTCTTTTTTTCGCAAGCGCCTTCGCCTCGGCAATCATCACTTCCTTTACGCTCAGGAGGCTTAAATGTCATTTATAA
- a CDS encoding MetQ/NlpA family ABC transporter substrate-binding protein: MKFRGFLTVVLLALTAVFVIAGCSKKKEEEAAPAETKAPETAAPVVIKVGATPVPHAEILEFVKPILAKEGVTLEIIQFTDYVQPNLALDKGELDANYFQHTPYLESFSKDNKLSLKATAKVHIEPIGVYSKKAKTIAEIGEVGVVAIPNDPSNAGRALALLEKAGLIKLKEGVGISGTVQDVVENPKKLKLKTLDAAQLPRALADVAAAVINTNYALEGGLNPSKDALFIENSDSPYANILVVKAGRENEEALKKLADVLVSEDVTKFIVDKYKGAILPAQLLLQ, encoded by the coding sequence ATGAAATTCAGAGGTTTTTTAACTGTCGTTCTTCTGGCTCTCACAGCAGTATTCGTTATCGCCGGATGCTCCAAAAAGAAAGAGGAGGAGGCCGCTCCCGCTGAAACAAAGGCACCGGAAACAGCCGCTCCAGTGGTTATCAAGGTAGGCGCAACTCCCGTTCCCCATGCGGAGATCCTTGAGTTTGTGAAACCCATCCTTGCAAAAGAGGGCGTTACACTTGAGATCATTCAGTTCACAGACTACGTTCAGCCCAATCTCGCCCTGGACAAAGGCGAACTGGATGCAAACTATTTTCAGCATACTCCCTATCTGGAATCCTTCAGCAAGGACAACAAACTCAGCCTAAAGGCAACAGCAAAGGTTCACATAGAACCCATCGGCGTATACTCAAAAAAGGCTAAAACAATAGCCGAGATCGGCGAAGTCGGAGTGGTAGCAATCCCCAACGACCCCTCAAACGCAGGCCGTGCACTGGCTCTGCTTGAAAAAGCTGGCCTCATAAAGCTGAAAGAGGGAGTTGGAATATCAGGCACCGTTCAGGACGTTGTCGAGAACCCCAAAAAGCTGAAACTCAAAACTCTTGATGCCGCACAGCTTCCCCGTGCCCTTGCCGACGTTGCCGCCGCAGTCATCAACACTAACTATGCTCTGGAAGGCGGACTTAACCCCTCCAAGGACGCACTCTTCATAGAGAACTCCGACTCCCCCTATGCCAACATTCTTGTTGTCAAAGCAGGCAGAGAGAACGAGGAAGCTCTTAAAAAACTGGCCGATGTGCTTGTTTCCGAAGATGTTACAAAGTTTATAGTTGATAAGTACAAGGGTGCGATACTGCCCGCACAGCTTCTGCTTCAATAA